The Methanobacterium formicicum DSM 3637 nucleotide sequence AACCGCTGGAACCCTGTTAATTAAAATGCCCAAACCTGAACTAACTGAAGACCTGACCGAGAAACTGGAAACCCTCCAGCTCCGGGAAAAAACAGTTAAAAGGCAGGAAGAAAGGGTAATGAAACGGTTGCAGGAAATGCAGGAAACCCTACAGGGTGCAATGCAGATGCAGCAGCCTGGTATGGGCAACTAAGGTCGCTAACTAATGTTAGTATCTTAAATGGGGCCAATTACTGTTGATTGGTACCCTACCCTAAGTTACAGAGGTTTAAAGTTTGAAAACATTAACCGACCCTGAAATGGAGAAAATATCCGAAGCTGCAGCAATAGCTGCAGAAAACTATATTTTTTCCAAAGTCTCAAAAAAAGAAGTCCAGGATATGGAGTTAAGAGTTGAATTCAACCAAGAAGATGGTCTTGATGTTGATGTAGAAGTAGAACTCTTCCTGGATGAACTTTG carries:
- a CDS encoding prefoldin subunit beta — its product is MEIPQNIQHQLAQFQQMQQQAQAITMQKQNVDMQIKETEKALEELEKVADDAEVYKTAGTLLIKMPKPELTEDLTEKLETLQLREKTVKRQEERVMKRLQEMQETLQGAMQMQQPGMGN
- a CDS encoding DUF3194 domain-containing protein, whose protein sequence is MKTLTDPEMEKISEAAAIAAENYIFSKVSKKEVQDMELRVEFNQEDGLDVDVEVELFLDELCKADDNLADEAAQVALEEIDRQVEKFTE